One Maribacter cobaltidurans genomic window carries:
- the pdxH gene encoding pyridoxamine 5'-phosphate oxidase gives MQKDLGNYRKSYEKSALMEDSISDNPMQLFKTWFHEVEESDGVDEPNAMTVSTIGLDGFPKNRVVLLKKFTHEGFIFYTNYTSEKGKAIASNPNMCISFFWPNMERQVIIKGKAEKLANNLSDGYFESRPKGSQLGALVSNQSNVISSRTVLEKELSQLEKKYENKEVPRPDYWGGYLVKPLSIEFWQGRPNRLHDRIRYTLQEDWNWKMERLAP, from the coding sequence ATGCAGAAAGACCTAGGTAATTACAGGAAATCTTACGAGAAAAGTGCCTTAATGGAGGACAGTATCTCCGATAATCCCATGCAGCTATTTAAAACGTGGTTCCATGAAGTAGAAGAATCGGATGGTGTGGATGAACCTAATGCGATGACCGTGTCTACAATAGGTTTGGACGGATTTCCCAAAAACAGGGTAGTGTTGCTGAAAAAATTTACTCACGAAGGTTTTATTTTTTATACAAATTATACCAGTGAGAAAGGAAAGGCCATTGCAAGCAACCCTAACATGTGTATATCCTTTTTTTGGCCCAACATGGAGAGGCAGGTCATCATTAAGGGCAAGGCGGAAAAGCTTGCCAACAATCTTTCCGACGGTTATTTTGAATCTCGCCCTAAAGGCAGTCAGTTAGGGGCATTGGTTTCCAATCAAAGTAATGTTATTTCTTCAAGAACGGTATTGGAAAAAGAGCTTTCACAATTAGAGAAAAAATATGAAAACAAAGAAGTGCCACGGCCGGATTATTGGGGCGGGTATTTGGTAAAGCCATTATCCATAGAGTTTTGGCAAGGTAGGCCAAATAGGTTACATGATAGAATCAGGTATACTTTGCAAGAGGATTGGAATTGGAAAATGGAGCGATTGGCCCCTTAA
- a CDS encoding EboA domain-containing protein → MQVSERIKDALEAQADQGSLKWLNEKIKKLEEDKSVRDLFMSYSLLASKFDKGSKLQIQNSDSEALIFLTSHNANLLEVARIYLLIKVLEIDRDFYGPKVANIIQVADITELETFLKFLDLLPYPEMFRFTAVEALRTNISVIFDAITLNNPYPAKYFNDQQWNQMYLKAAFMERDLSKIPSVDERANADLARIISDYAHERWAASRKIDPMFWRPVSGFLNPVLLRDMEHLIDSEDALENKAGALCCYHSGKEEAMQILNRKSDLKQQIEEGKLTWKNLKN, encoded by the coding sequence ATGCAAGTAAGCGAACGTATTAAGGATGCGCTTGAAGCCCAGGCGGATCAAGGTTCCTTGAAATGGTTAAATGAAAAAATTAAAAAACTGGAAGAAGATAAATCCGTGAGGGATTTATTTATGTCGTACAGTTTACTGGCGTCGAAATTTGATAAGGGCTCCAAACTTCAGATTCAAAACTCAGATAGTGAAGCCCTAATTTTTTTGACTTCGCACAATGCAAATCTCTTGGAGGTCGCTAGGATATACCTTTTAATCAAAGTCCTGGAAATAGATAGGGATTTTTATGGACCAAAAGTGGCCAATATTATTCAAGTTGCGGATATAACCGAGCTTGAAACTTTTCTGAAATTTTTAGATTTATTGCCTTATCCGGAAATGTTCAGATTCACTGCAGTGGAGGCCCTACGTACAAATATCTCCGTAATTTTTGATGCTATCACTTTGAACAATCCTTATCCCGCTAAGTACTTTAATGACCAACAATGGAACCAAATGTATTTAAAGGCCGCTTTTATGGAGCGTGATCTTTCCAAAATACCGTCGGTAGATGAAAGGGCCAATGCAGATCTCGCCAGAATTATTTCCGATTATGCCCATGAACGATGGGCGGCCTCGCGAAAGATTGACCCCATGTTTTGGCGTCCAGTCTCCGGGTTCTTGAATCCTGTTTTACTTAGGGATATGGAACATTTGATAGACAGTGAGGATGCATTGGAAAATAAGGCTGGGGCATTATGTTGTTATCATTCTGGCAAAGAAGAGGCTATGCAGATTTTAAATCGCAAATCGGACTTGAAACAACAAATAGAAGAAGGTAAATTAACTTGGAAAAATTTAAAGAATTAA
- a CDS encoding ribonuclease Z has protein sequence MIFDKDGTTTIIDQEKKSLSIFLKNLDERYQEVKNDNLIINLFTFDKLTSGDVLEFLDISNLHRKSGKSFVIVTDKVTYDEVPDEIIVAPTLQEAKDIIEMEEIERDLDL, from the coding sequence ATGATTTTTGATAAGGACGGAACTACGACCATAATTGATCAGGAAAAGAAATCGCTGTCCATCTTTTTAAAAAATTTGGATGAACGTTATCAAGAGGTTAAAAATGATAACCTCATCATAAACTTATTCACATTTGACAAGTTAACTTCAGGCGATGTACTTGAGTTTTTGGACATTTCAAACCTCCATAGGAAATCAGGGAAATCTTTTGTTATAGTTACGGATAAGGTGACTTATGATGAGGTTCCCGATGAAATAATTGTGGCTCCAACACTTCAGGAAGCCAAGGATATCATTGAAATGGAGGAAATCGAAAGAGACCTTGACCTGTGA
- the ppk1 gene encoding polyphosphate kinase 1 — protein sequence MVKFNNQYVNREISWLWFNERVLQESADKNVPLIERLRFLGIFSNNLDEFFKVRYATVKRIVEAGKTGKSVLGGEKAKDLLEEITEIVIKQQAKSLVILKSIEEELERENIFIIRETALNKTQKEFVKQYFLQNVSPQLMTIILNDLTRFPTLKDTAAYLAIKMIIKSDKTNKEKRFALIEIPKGIDRFVVLPKEGDKNYIIILDDLIRYCLVNIFTMFEYESISAHMIKITRDAELDMDNDLSKSFIEKISSSVEHRKISDPVRFVYDKSIAKDTLAFLKEKMQIEDTDSVIPGGRYHNKRDYMGFPSLDRNDLLYDKIKPLPVKGLSIEGSILESISQKDYLQYTPYHTFTYILKFLREAALDPKVKTIKITVYRLANNSQVAASLINAVKNGKQVTVQIELQARFDEQANIEYAEQLQAEGVKLIFGVPGLKVHSKICLIEREEDEGLKRYGFISTGNFNESTARIYTDYTLFTSHPPILKELNKVFDFFETTYKINKYKHLIVSPHYTKKVFHKLIDQEIANAIVGKEAFIKIKMNSFTSYEMVDKLYEASRAGVKIQLIVRGICCLVPGVKGMSENIEAISVVDKFLEHTRLFVFANAGNPKVYISSADWMTRNLDYRVEVGCPIYDDDIKQELMDTFEICWRDNLKARVFSEKQDNAYRKAKSPKHRSQFETYDYYVNKIKGDK from the coding sequence ATGGTAAAATTTAATAATCAGTACGTTAATAGAGAAATTAGTTGGTTATGGTTCAATGAACGCGTACTACAGGAAAGTGCGGATAAGAATGTGCCACTTATTGAGCGATTACGTTTCTTGGGAATCTTTTCTAACAACCTTGATGAATTTTTCAAGGTTAGATATGCAACCGTGAAAAGAATAGTGGAAGCGGGCAAAACGGGAAAAAGTGTTTTGGGAGGTGAAAAAGCGAAGGACCTTCTAGAGGAGATTACGGAAATCGTAATAAAGCAACAGGCCAAGAGTTTGGTTATTTTAAAGAGTATTGAAGAAGAGCTCGAAAGGGAAAACATCTTTATTATACGGGAAACCGCCTTAAATAAAACCCAAAAGGAATTTGTAAAGCAGTATTTTTTGCAAAATGTGAGTCCACAGCTCATGACCATCATCCTTAATGATTTGACTCGTTTTCCTACCCTAAAGGATACGGCTGCATATTTGGCTATTAAAATGATAATCAAAAGCGATAAAACCAATAAGGAGAAACGTTTTGCACTTATTGAAATTCCCAAAGGAATAGATCGCTTTGTCGTGCTACCAAAGGAGGGTGATAAAAATTACATCATAATTCTGGATGATCTAATTCGATATTGTTTGGTTAATATTTTCACCATGTTCGAATACGAATCCATTTCTGCACATATGATTAAGATTACAAGGGATGCAGAGCTGGATATGGACAATGACCTTAGCAAGAGTTTCATCGAGAAAATTTCCTCAAGTGTAGAGCACAGAAAAATAAGCGATCCGGTACGTTTTGTATATGATAAAAGTATAGCCAAGGATACGCTCGCATTTCTAAAGGAAAAAATGCAAATAGAGGATACGGATAGTGTAATCCCAGGTGGGAGATATCACAATAAAAGGGATTACATGGGCTTCCCGAGTTTGGATAGAAACGATTTGTTGTATGATAAAATCAAACCCCTACCAGTAAAGGGATTGAGCATTGAGGGTAGTATATTGGAAAGCATAAGCCAAAAGGATTATTTGCAGTATACACCCTACCACACATTCACCTATATTCTGAAGTTTTTAAGGGAGGCTGCATTAGACCCCAAGGTAAAGACTATTAAGATAACGGTATATCGCTTGGCAAACAATTCCCAAGTAGCTGCATCATTGATAAATGCGGTGAAAAATGGAAAGCAGGTTACGGTTCAGATAGAACTACAGGCACGTTTTGATGAACAGGCCAATATTGAATATGCGGAACAATTGCAGGCCGAGGGAGTTAAATTGATATTTGGTGTACCTGGACTTAAGGTACATAGTAAAATATGCTTAATAGAACGTGAAGAAGATGAAGGCCTTAAACGATATGGGTTTATAAGCACGGGTAACTTTAATGAGTCCACGGCCCGCATTTACACAGATTATACATTATTTACTTCCCATCCACCGATCCTTAAGGAATTAAACAAGGTATTTGATTTTTTTGAAACAACTTATAAAATAAACAAATACAAACATTTGATTGTGTCTCCCCATTATACCAAGAAGGTATTCCATAAGTTGATCGATCAGGAAATTGCCAATGCCATTGTGGGAAAGGAAGCTTTCATCAAAATAAAAATGAACAGTTTCACTTCCTATGAAATGGTTGATAAATTGTACGAAGCAAGTAGGGCGGGAGTCAAAATTCAATTAATTGTTCGTGGAATTTGCTGTTTGGTACCGGGAGTCAAGGGTATGAGCGAGAACATTGAGGCCATTAGTGTGGTTGATAAATTCTTGGAGCATACCAGGCTTTTTGTGTTTGCCAATGCCGGTAATCCAAAAGTGTATATTTCCTCTGCGGACTGGATGACCAGAAATCTGGATTATCGAGTGGAAGTGGGCTGCCCAATCTATGATGATGATATCAAACAGGAATTAATGGACACATTTGAAATCTGCTGGAGGGATAACCTAAAGGCCAGGGTTTTTTCGGAGAAGCAGGACAATGCCTATAGGAAGGCAAAATCACCCAAGCATCGCTCACAGTTTGAGACCTATGATTACTATGTGAATAAGATAAAGGGCGATAAATAG
- the eboC gene encoding UbiA-like protein EboC (EboC, a homolog the polyprenyltransferase UbiA, belongs to system of proteins involved in the trafficking of precursor metabolites to an extracytoplasmic compartment so that the biosynthesis of certain natural products, such as scytonemin, can be completed.), whose translation MLKKIIGFARLARPANLPTAAADIFAGISLALFSLNVKIPEFFSANGGSIWSLVFASVFLYAGGVVFNDVFDARLDAVERPERPIPSGLVPQVQAIVWGTLLFVLGLYMAFTVNTLSAIIALILIIAIITYDALAKKHFFFGPLVMGICRGLNLLLGMSIIGRLDLWWISLAPLIYIFAITLISRGEVHGNNRSHITIAGLLYAIVVTFIGISIGLITNNLLMSIPFLILFAFLVFKPLVEAYKNNSPQNIKKAVMAGVLSLVVMDACWVAGFANWYVALLVLLLLPLSLLLSRIFAVT comes from the coding sequence ATGTTGAAAAAAATCATAGGTTTTGCCAGATTGGCAAGACCTGCCAACTTACCCACTGCCGCCGCGGATATATTTGCTGGTATCAGTTTGGCACTTTTTTCTTTGAATGTAAAAATTCCTGAATTTTTTTCAGCAAATGGTGGAAGTATATGGTCTTTAGTATTTGCTTCGGTATTCCTTTATGCGGGAGGGGTTGTGTTTAATGATGTTTTTGATGCAAGGTTAGATGCCGTAGAACGCCCAGAGAGACCCATACCTAGTGGACTTGTTCCACAGGTTCAAGCCATTGTATGGGGTACATTGTTATTTGTTCTAGGGCTCTATATGGCATTTACCGTAAATACATTGAGCGCAATCATCGCTCTTATTTTGATTATTGCAATTATTACCTACGACGCTTTGGCAAAAAAACATTTCTTTTTTGGGCCTTTGGTAATGGGTATCTGTCGAGGACTTAACCTTTTATTGGGTATGTCCATTATTGGTAGACTAGATTTATGGTGGATTTCATTGGCACCTCTAATCTATATTTTTGCCATTACCTTGATCAGTAGGGGAGAAGTACATGGTAACAATAGAAGCCATATCACAATTGCAGGTTTGTTGTATGCCATTGTAGTAACCTTTATCGGAATAAGCATTGGCTTAATAACGAACAACTTATTGATGTCAATACCTTTTTTGATTTTATTTGCCTTTTTGGTTTTTAAACCGCTAGTGGAAGCTTATAAAAACAACTCGCCGCAGAATATAAAAAAGGCGGTGATGGCCGGTGTATTATCTTTAGTGGTCATGGATGCCTGCTGGGTGGCTGGTTTTGCCAACTGGTACGTTGCACTACTAGTTTTATTACTTTTGCCTTTATCATTACTTCTTTCTAGAATTTTTGCCGTTACTTAA
- a CDS encoding aspartate carbamoyltransferase catalytic subunit has protein sequence MSELSVNHLLGIKYLNESDIQLIFETADHFKEVINRSIKKVPSLRDITIANIFFENSTRTKLSFELAEKRLSADVLNFSASQSSVKKGETLIDTVNNILSMKVDMVVMRHPNPGAGIFLSKHVNASIINAGDGAHEHPTQALLDSFSIRERLGDVTGKNVVIVGDILHSRVALSNIFALKLQGANVKVCGPKTLIPKYIDSLGVGVEMNLRKALEWCDVANMLRIQNERLDISYFPTTREYTQQFGVNKKLLDSLDKEIVIMHPGPINRGVEITSDVADSKQSIILNQVENGVAIRMAVIYLLASKIKK, from the coding sequence ATGAGCGAACTGAGTGTAAATCACTTGCTAGGGATTAAATATTTGAACGAGTCGGATATTCAGCTCATTTTTGAAACAGCAGATCATTTTAAAGAGGTCATCAATAGGTCCATAAAAAAGGTGCCTTCACTCAGGGACATTACTATTGCCAATATATTTTTTGAAAATAGTACACGCACCAAGTTGTCCTTTGAACTCGCAGAAAAAAGACTTTCTGCGGATGTACTGAACTTTTCGGCAAGCCAATCATCTGTTAAAAAGGGGGAAACTCTTATTGATACTGTGAACAACATCTTATCCATGAAAGTGGATATGGTGGTCATGAGACATCCCAATCCAGGTGCCGGAATTTTTCTTTCCAAACATGTAAATGCATCCATAATCAATGCCGGTGATGGAGCCCATGAACACCCTACACAAGCTCTGCTGGATTCTTTTTCCATTCGGGAAAGATTAGGAGATGTCACTGGAAAAAACGTGGTCATCGTTGGCGATATATTGCATTCAAGGGTAGCCCTATCCAATATTTTTGCTTTAAAATTACAGGGGGCAAATGTTAAAGTGTGTGGTCCAAAGACTCTGATACCCAAATACATAGATTCATTGGGGGTTGGTGTGGAGATGAATTTAAGAAAGGCTTTGGAATGGTGTGATGTGGCCAACATGCTTCGCATTCAGAATGAACGGTTGGATATCAGTTATTTCCCAACGACAAGGGAGTACACCCAACAATTTGGTGTAAATAAAAAATTATTGGATAGTTTGGACAAGGAAATCGTAATAATGCATCCAGGACCTATAAATAGGGGGGTGGAAATTACCAGTGATGTGGCAGATTCCAAACAATCCATCATTCTTAACCAGGTAGAAAATGGTGTTGCCATTCGTATGGCGGTAATTTATTTGTTAGCTTCAAAAATTAAAAAATAA
- the pyrR gene encoding bifunctional pyr operon transcriptional regulator/uracil phosphoribosyltransferase PyrR, which produces MSQKVLLSSKEINIILHRLACQLLENHVDFKDTVLIGIQPRGIFVAQRLTKILLEEYKVKHIDLGFLDITFYRDDFRRGEKTLEATKTKINFLVEDKKVVLIDDVLYTGRSINAALTALQSFGRPKEVELLTLIDRRFSRHLPIQPNYRGRQVDAINNEKVKVMWEENEGEDIIYLINR; this is translated from the coding sequence ATGAGTCAAAAAGTCTTACTCTCTTCTAAGGAAATTAATATCATCCTTCATCGTTTGGCTTGTCAACTGCTTGAAAATCATGTGGATTTTAAGGATACCGTACTTATTGGGATACAGCCAAGAGGAATATTCGTAGCTCAAAGGCTTACCAAAATTTTATTGGAGGAGTACAAGGTCAAGCACATAGACTTAGGGTTTTTGGATATAACTTTTTACAGGGACGATTTTAGAAGAGGCGAGAAGACCTTGGAAGCGACCAAGACCAAGATCAATTTTTTGGTCGAGGACAAAAAAGTGGTACTGATAGACGATGTTCTGTATACTGGCAGAAGCATTAATGCGGCATTGACGGCTTTACAGTCCTTTGGTAGACCAAAGGAGGTTGAGTTGTTGACCTTGATCGATAGGCGCTTTAGTAGACATTTGCCCATACAGCCCAATTATAGGGGAAGACAGGTGGATGCCATAAATAATGAAAAGGTAAAGGTGATGTGGGAGGAGAACGAAGGTGAGGATATAATTTATTTGATAAACAGGTAA
- a CDS encoding TatD family hydrolase: MEDNLMIIDPHVHMSSRTTDDYEAMQQAGVVAIIEPSFWLGQPRTQVGSFQDYFSSLVGWEPFRASQFGIKHYCTIGLNSKEANNEALAEQVVELLPLYLHKENVVAIGEIGYDDQTPAEDKYFRMQLELAKELDMTVQVHTPHRDKKAGTIKSMEVCLEHGLDPANVIIDHNNEETVKEVLDRGFIAAFTIYPKTKMGNERMVEVVRKFGSDNIIVDSSADWGVSDPLAVPKTASLMLKRGISREDVVKTCYQNALDAFSKNGRMKEEHWLAPKGIDQSQLFNDNSVLRGQTPRIDSEQIS; encoded by the coding sequence ATGGAAGATAATTTGATGATAATCGATCCACATGTACATATGTCGTCCAGAACAACGGATGATTATGAAGCAATGCAACAGGCAGGTGTCGTAGCAATAATAGAGCCTTCTTTTTGGTTGGGTCAACCTAGGACGCAAGTGGGGTCGTTTCAAGACTATTTTAGCAGCTTGGTGGGCTGGGAACCTTTTCGGGCAAGCCAGTTTGGTATAAAGCACTACTGTACTATCGGTTTAAATTCCAAAGAGGCCAATAATGAGGCCTTGGCGGAACAAGTAGTTGAACTGTTGCCACTTTATCTGCATAAGGAGAATGTAGTTGCCATAGGCGAAATTGGATATGACGACCAAACTCCCGCAGAGGACAAATATTTTAGGATGCAATTGGAATTGGCCAAAGAATTGGATATGACTGTCCAGGTACATACCCCTCATAGGGATAAAAAAGCTGGGACTATCAAAAGTATGGAGGTATGCTTGGAGCACGGATTAGATCCGGCAAATGTAATTATTGACCATAATAATGAGGAAACCGTAAAGGAGGTCTTGGATAGGGGGTTTATAGCAGCGTTCACTATATATCCTAAAACTAAAATGGGCAATGAAAGAATGGTAGAAGTAGTTCGCAAGTTTGGTAGCGATAATATTATTGTTGATAGCTCGGCAGACTGGGGTGTAAGTGATCCGTTGGCAGTACCAAAGACTGCTTCCTTGATGTTAAAAAGAGGAATTTCCCGGGAAGATGTCGTGAAAACCTGTTATCAAAATGCCTTGGATGCGTTCAGCAAAAACGGAAGAATGAAAGAGGAACATTGGTTGGCACCAAAAGGAATAGATCAATCACAACTTTTTAATGATAATAGCGTTTTAAGAGGGCAAACACCTCGGATAGATTCCGAACAAATCTCTTAG
- the miaE gene encoding tRNA-(ms[2]io[6]A)-hydroxylase, whose translation MLGLKLPTDPRWVNIVEKNIDEILTDHAYCEQKAASTAISLIVSFPEYTELVEEMVALSREEMGHFKMVHDLILERGQKLGRDRKDEYVLELLKFFPKGGSRTTQLVHRLLYAALIEARSCERFRLLSEELPDKKLADFYHKLMISEAGHYTMFLKFARKYGDRKEVDQKWQALLDYEAEIMKNLSKSEKVHG comes from the coding sequence ATGTTAGGTTTAAAATTGCCCACAGACCCCAGATGGGTAAATATTGTTGAAAAGAATATCGATGAAATCTTAACGGACCATGCCTACTGTGAGCAAAAGGCTGCAAGTACCGCCATATCCTTAATTGTATCCTTCCCGGAATACACAGAACTTGTTGAAGAAATGGTAGCACTTTCCAGGGAAGAAATGGGGCACTTTAAGATGGTTCACGATCTCATTTTGGAAAGAGGGCAAAAATTGGGGAGGGACAGAAAGGATGAGTATGTATTGGAACTTTTAAAATTTTTTCCAAAAGGCGGAAGCCGAACCACACAGTTGGTACATCGGCTTTTATATGCAGCTCTGATAGAGGCTCGTAGTTGTGAGCGTTTTAGGCTTCTGTCCGAGGAACTTCCTGATAAAAAACTTGCAGACTTCTATCACAAACTGATGATCAGTGAAGCCGGACATTACACAATGTTTCTAAAATTCGCCCGAAAATACGGTGATAGAAAAGAAGTAGACCAAAAATGGCAGGCCCTACTTGATTACGAAGCAGAGATTATGAAAAACCTCAGTAAATCCGAAAAGGTACACGGGTAA
- a CDS encoding ribonuclease Z: MKLTILGCYAATPRTLTNPTSQVLEVKNHMFLIDCGEGTQVQLRKHKIKFSRINHIFISHLHGDHFFGLPGLVSTFRLLGREKELNIYGPKGIKEAITMLLKLGDSWTNYPLRFHELSSGESELVYEDDKITVHTIPLDHRIYTNGFLFKEKLGERKLNIEAVRYYEIDKAYYNNIKRGRDIVTEIGEIIPNKALTFDPPKPTSYAFCSDTAYKPEIVPIIKQVDCLYHEATFLESETHLAKKTKHSTAIQAAIIAKEASVNKLILGHYSTRYPSIQLFKEEASQVFDQVELADDGKSFEFI, encoded by the coding sequence GTGAAATTGACCATTCTTGGTTGTTATGCGGCCACTCCAAGGACCTTGACCAATCCTACTTCACAGGTTTTGGAAGTTAAAAACCATATGTTTTTGATAGATTGTGGCGAGGGTACCCAAGTTCAGCTTCGTAAGCACAAAATCAAGTTTTCCAGGATCAACCACATATTTATTTCCCATCTTCACGGAGATCACTTCTTTGGGCTTCCGGGATTGGTTTCAACATTTCGTTTACTGGGAAGAGAAAAGGAACTCAACATTTATGGCCCAAAAGGAATAAAAGAGGCCATAACCATGTTGCTAAAACTTGGAGATTCATGGACGAATTACCCACTCCGATTCCATGAATTAAGTTCAGGGGAAAGTGAACTTGTTTATGAAGATGATAAAATTACGGTACACACGATACCCTTGGATCATAGGATATATACCAATGGATTTTTATTCAAGGAAAAGTTGGGTGAAAGAAAGTTGAACATAGAGGCGGTTAGGTATTATGAAATTGACAAGGCGTATTATAATAATATTAAAAGGGGAAGGGATATCGTCACGGAAATAGGTGAAATAATTCCCAATAAGGCGTTGACTTTTGATCCACCAAAACCCACTTCATATGCCTTTTGCAGTGATACCGCCTATAAACCTGAAATTGTACCAATTATCAAACAAGTGGATTGTTTATACCATGAGGCTACCTTTTTGGAATCCGAAACTCATTTGGCGAAAAAGACCAAACACTCCACCGCAATACAGGCTGCAATAATTGCAAAGGAAGCCTCGGTAAATAAATTGATTTTGGGACATTATTCTACCCGATATCCTTCTATCCAATTATTTAAGGAAGAGGCTAGCCAAGTTTTTGATCAGGTGGAATTGGCAGATGATGGCAAATCTTTCGAGTTTATTTAA
- a CDS encoding 3-dehydroquinate synthase: MELKPIKQSFSVQYDYQLHFTKDLFHKENPLFLNIIKNYKDHEPVKLFFVVDKGVAESHPLLLKKISSYCAGHPRHLNFTQSLVIDGGEQSKNHSEYIDLVLRGINENAICRHSFVVVVGGGAVIDMVGYAAAIAHRGVKLIRIPTTVLSQNDSAVGVKNSVNIFKKKNFLGTFAPPYAIINDSDFLATLEQRDWIAGIAEAIKVALIKDREFFQYIADNVLALKERKLEPMQYVIYKCAEMHMQHISQGGDPFESGSSRPLDFGHWAAHKLEFMTNYELRHGEAVAKGIALDVTYAQLIGLITPDELNTILEVMKAIGFDLSLPLASEVEVEQLLAGIEEFREHLGGQLTITLISGLGEKYDVHEIDMSKMKQAIEHLNHQMAVK; encoded by the coding sequence ATGGAATTAAAGCCTATCAAACAGTCTTTCTCGGTTCAATATGATTATCAACTCCATTTTACAAAGGATTTGTTTCATAAGGAGAATCCCCTGTTTTTAAATATTATAAAAAATTACAAGGACCACGAACCAGTAAAATTATTCTTTGTGGTCGACAAAGGTGTGGCCGAAAGTCACCCCCTGTTGTTGAAAAAAATCAGCTCATATTGCGCGGGTCATCCGAGGCATTTGAACTTTACCCAAAGTTTGGTCATCGATGGTGGTGAACAATCGAAGAATCATTCGGAGTATATAGATTTGGTTTTAAGGGGAATAAATGAAAATGCGATTTGCCGTCATTCCTTCGTTGTGGTCGTCGGTGGAGGTGCAGTAATAGATATGGTAGGTTATGCGGCGGCCATAGCACATAGAGGAGTCAAATTGATTAGGATACCTACAACGGTACTTTCTCAGAACGATTCTGCTGTAGGCGTAAAAAATAGCGTAAACATCTTTAAAAAGAAAAACTTTTTGGGAACTTTTGCCCCTCCCTATGCCATTATAAATGATAGCGACTTCCTTGCCACTTTAGAACAAAGGGACTGGATTGCAGGAATCGCCGAGGCAATTAAGGTAGCTTTGATTAAGGACAGGGAGTTTTTCCAATATATTGCCGATAATGTTTTAGCATTAAAGGAAAGGAAATTGGAACCTATGCAATATGTCATTTACAAATGTGCGGAGATGCACATGCAGCATATTTCCCAAGGAGGAGACCCATTTGAATCCGGTTCTTCCAGACCTTTGGATTTTGGTCATTGGGCTGCCCACAAACTGGAGTTTATGACCAATTATGAATTAAGACACGGCGAGGCCGTTGCCAAGGGAATCGCTTTGGACGTAACGTATGCCCAGTTGATTGGCCTAATTACCCCTGATGAATTGAATACAATTTTGGAAGTTATGAAGGCTATAGGCTTTGATTTATCGCTCCCATTGGCATCCGAAGTTGAAGTGGAACAATTATTGGCCGGAATTGAGGAGTTTAGGGAGCATTTGGGAGGACAACTCACCATTACCCTAATTTCAGGATTGGGCGAAAAGTATGATGTTCATGAAATTGACATGTCCAAAATGAAACAAGCCATTGAGCATCTGAATCATCAAATGGCCGTAAAGTAG
- a CDS encoding SixA phosphatase family protein — protein sequence MKNLLFMRHGKSSWDLDVSDQDRPLAQRGITDAHLVGRRLFKGNIKPDFVFSSPANRALHTAMICLRNLKYPMDRFQVSTDLYDFSGDQVLDFIKKTDDVLDTILIFGHNNAFTHLVNSLGDSYIDNVPTSGFVHIQFNEESWSDISQGRTIETVFPKHLK from the coding sequence ATGAAAAATCTATTGTTCATGCGTCATGGCAAATCATCTTGGGATCTTGACGTTAGCGACCAAGACAGGCCGTTGGCCCAAAGGGGTATAACAGATGCACACTTGGTAGGAAGGAGGCTTTTTAAAGGGAACATTAAACCTGACTTTGTCTTTTCAAGTCCTGCAAATAGGGCGTTGCATACCGCCATGATTTGCTTGAGGAATTTAAAATATCCCATGGACCGATTTCAAGTTTCGACAGATTTATATGATTTTTCGGGAGATCAAGTATTGGATTTCATAAAGAAAACAGATGATGTCTTGGATACTATTTTGATTTTTGGACACAATAATGCCTTTACCCATTTGGTAAATTCTCTAGGAGATTCCTATATTGACAATGTTCCAACAAGTGGCTTTGTCCACATACAATTTAATGAAGAATCTTGGTCCGATATTTCCCAAGGCCGAACAATAGAAACCGTTTTCCCAAAGCATTTAAAATAA